One Halomonas sp. M4R1S46 genomic window carries:
- a CDS encoding YcgN family cysteine cluster protein, translating into MRERFWERFPLEALTEEEWEALCDGCGQCCLLKFQDDEGDLAVLNVACQLLDIGSCRCSDYDHRFARVPDCQQLTPERIEDFRWLPGSCAYRRLAEGRKLAGWHPLISGDPERVHRKGISVRSFAVSQAEVPDEELEDHIIAILPIDG; encoded by the coding sequence ATGCGAGAACGGTTCTGGGAGCGCTTCCCGCTGGAGGCGCTCACCGAGGAGGAGTGGGAGGCGCTCTGCGATGGCTGCGGCCAGTGCTGCCTGCTCAAGTTCCAGGACGACGAGGGCGACCTGGCGGTGCTCAACGTCGCCTGCCAGCTGCTGGATATCGGCAGCTGCCGCTGCAGCGACTACGACCACCGCTTCGCCAGGGTGCCGGACTGCCAGCAGTTGACCCCCGAGCGCATCGAGGACTTCCGCTGGCTGCCCGGCTCCTGCGCCTATCGCCGCCTGGCGGAAGGGCGCAAGCTGGCCGGCTGGCACCCGCTGATCTCCGGCGACCCCGAGCGAGTCCATCGCAAGGGCATCAGCGTGCGTAGCTTCGCCGTATCCCAGGCGGAGGTCCCCGACGAGGAGCTCGAGGACCATATCATCGCCATCCTGCCCATCGAC
- a CDS encoding YcgL domain-containing protein, which translates to MTTMNGKLLCEIFKSARHDEMYLYVDKRRGLEDVPEALLERFGKPLSAMTLILTPDKPLARTSAAAVMAAIEDKGFYLQMPPAKEAYLLDLYRTPTEARY; encoded by the coding sequence ATGACGACCATGAACGGCAAGCTGCTCTGTGAGATCTTCAAGAGCGCGCGCCATGACGAGATGTACCTCTACGTGGACAAGCGCCGCGGCCTCGAGGACGTGCCCGAGGCGCTGCTCGAGCGCTTCGGCAAGCCGCTGTCCGCCATGACGCTGATCCTCACCCCGGACAAGCCCCTGGCCCGCACCAGCGCCGCCGCGGTCATGGCCGCCATCGAGGACAAGGGCTTCTACCTGCAGATGCCGCCGGCCAAGGAGGCGTATCTGCTGGACCTCTATCGCACCCCCACCGAGGCCCGCTACTGA
- the rnd gene encoding ribonuclease D: protein MPLTPEIRWIDTPEALDAACAEVARADVIALDTEFFRERTFHPVPALIQFCAGGPAYLVDPLEVACSEAFRRLLAEGPLKLLHASSEDLEVLAHWAGGSVAPLVDTQIAQSLLGEVPAMGYQKLVEFWVGETLPKDETRSNWLERPLSEAQKTYAALDVAYLLDVWAGQREALIRHGRLAWLEEDCAELLAQVRSEEADGQWYRRQRQLWRLSPRQIEAYRRLTAWREGEVRRRDLPRGWLASDKLLYAIAERMPENRHELAGVEGVKPPLVKREGDTLLALVREARHAEADSLPAAPLSPMDSAFKKRVKAMKQVVGAEAEALGVAPEVLLRRRELEALASAQLKGEPLPLPTGWRGERLADALERALSKVGEPA, encoded by the coding sequence ATGCCCCTGACCCCCGAGATTCGCTGGATCGACACCCCCGAGGCCCTCGACGCCGCCTGTGCCGAGGTGGCCCGGGCCGACGTCATCGCCCTGGACACCGAGTTCTTCCGCGAGCGGACCTTCCATCCCGTGCCGGCGCTGATCCAGTTCTGCGCCGGCGGGCCGGCGTACCTGGTCGACCCCCTGGAGGTGGCCTGCAGCGAGGCGTTCCGGCGCCTGCTGGCCGAGGGTCCGCTGAAGCTGCTGCATGCCTCCAGCGAGGACCTGGAGGTCCTCGCCCACTGGGCCGGAGGATCGGTCGCGCCGCTGGTGGATACCCAGATCGCCCAGTCGCTGCTCGGCGAGGTGCCCGCCATGGGCTACCAGAAGCTGGTCGAGTTCTGGGTCGGCGAGACCCTGCCCAAGGACGAGACGCGCTCCAACTGGCTGGAGCGGCCGCTCTCCGAGGCCCAGAAGACCTATGCCGCCCTGGACGTGGCCTACCTGCTGGACGTCTGGGCCGGCCAGCGCGAGGCGCTCATCCGCCATGGCCGGCTGGCCTGGCTGGAGGAGGACTGTGCCGAGCTGCTCGCCCAGGTGCGCAGCGAGGAAGCGGACGGCCAGTGGTACCGGCGCCAGCGCCAGCTGTGGCGGCTTTCGCCACGCCAGATCGAGGCCTACCGCCGGCTGACCGCCTGGCGCGAGGGCGAGGTGCGTCGCCGCGACCTGCCGCGCGGCTGGCTGGCCAGCGACAAGCTGTTGTATGCCATCGCCGAGCGGATGCCCGAGAACCGCCATGAGCTGGCCGGCGTGGAGGGTGTCAAGCCGCCGCTGGTCAAGCGCGAGGGCGATACCCTGCTGGCGCTGGTCCGCGAGGCGCGCCACGCCGAGGCCGACAGCCTGCCGGCGGCGCCGCTGTCGCCCATGGACTCGGCCTTCAAGAAACGCGTCAAGGCCATGAAGCAGGTGGTCGGCGCCGAGGCAGAGGCCCTGGGCGTGGCCCCGGAGGTGCTGCTGCGGCGGCGCGAGCTGGAGGCCCTGGCCAGCGCGCAACTCAAGGGCGAGCCCCTGCCGCTGCCCACCGGGTGGCGCGGCGAGCGGCTCGCCGATGCCCTGGAACGTGCCCTGAGCAAAGTGGGGGAGCCTGCATGA
- the recR gene encoding recombination mediator RecR, which produces MSFSPLVERLMESLRVLPGVGPKTAQRMAMHLLERDRDGGRRLAEVLGVALEEVGYCRRCRTLTEESVCALCESPRRDDAVLCVVESPADQLAIEEAGGYRGRYFVLHGHLSPLDGIGPEDIGLDQLEARVAEGAVAEVILATNPTVEGEATAHYIAAQLASQGVTLSRLAYGVPMGGELEYVDGGTLSRAFTGRLPFQGE; this is translated from the coding sequence ATGAGCTTTTCCCCCCTGGTCGAGCGCCTCATGGAGTCGCTCCGGGTGCTGCCCGGCGTCGGCCCCAAGACCGCCCAGCGCATGGCCATGCACCTGCTCGAGCGTGACCGTGACGGCGGCCGGCGGCTGGCCGAGGTGCTCGGCGTGGCCCTCGAGGAGGTCGGCTACTGTCGGCGCTGTCGGACCCTCACCGAGGAGTCGGTCTGCGCGCTCTGCGAGAGCCCCCGGCGGGACGATGCCGTGCTGTGCGTGGTGGAGTCCCCCGCGGACCAGCTCGCCATCGAGGAGGCGGGCGGCTACCGGGGGCGCTACTTCGTGCTGCACGGTCACCTCTCGCCGCTGGACGGCATCGGTCCCGAGGACATCGGCCTCGACCAGCTCGAGGCCCGGGTGGCCGAGGGTGCCGTCGCCGAGGTGATCCTGGCCACCAACCCCACCGTGGAAGGGGAGGCCACCGCCCACTACATCGCCGCCCAGCTCGCGTCCCAGGGCGTGACGCTGTCGCGCCTCGCCTACGGCGTGCCCATGGGCGGCGAGCTCGAGTACGTCGATGGCGGTACCCTGAGCCGCGCCTTCACCGGTCGCCTGCCCTTCCAGGGCGAGTGA
- a CDS encoding YbaB/EbfC family nucleoid-associated protein produces MMKGGMGNLMKQAQEMQEKMQKAQEEVAKAEVQGEAGAGMIKVTMNGRHDVIKVDIDPSVMEEDKELLEDLLAAAVNDAVRKVEASSKQMMEEATAGLNLPPGFKMPF; encoded by the coding sequence ATGATGAAGGGTGGAATGGGCAACCTGATGAAGCAGGCCCAGGAGATGCAGGAGAAGATGCAGAAGGCCCAGGAGGAGGTCGCCAAGGCCGAGGTCCAGGGCGAGGCCGGCGCCGGCATGATCAAGGTGACCATGAACGGCCGCCATGACGTGATCAAGGTCGACATCGACCCGAGCGTCATGGAAGAGGACAAGGAGCTCCTCGAGGACCTGCTCGCCGCGGCGGTCAACGACGCCGTGCGCAAGGTCGAGGCCAGCTCCAAGCAGATGATGGAGGAGGCCACCGCCGGGCTGAACCTGCCGCCGGGCTTCAAGATGCCCTTCTGA
- the dnaX gene encoding DNA polymerase III subunit gamma/tau, with amino-acid sequence MSYQVLARKWRPRTFHELVGQEHVQRALVNALDQGRLHHAYLFTGTRGVGKTTLARILAKCLNCTAAGQGDEGVTSTPCGQCPSCQAIDQGRFVDLIEVDAASRTKVEDTRELLDNVQYAPTQGRYKVYLIDEVHMLSTSSFNALLKTLEEPPPHVKFLLATTDPQKLPPTVLSRCLQFTLKHMPPERIVGHLSTVLKAEAVPFEESALWLLGKAAEGSMRDAMSLTDQAIAFGQGEVRHADVAAMLGTLDHRHVLALIEALAEVDAARVLAEVAALAEQGPDFAAVLDDVTGVLHRLAIAQMVPEALDNGHGDRDSLLPLAGRFTAEDIQLYYQIGIQGRGDMAHAPDLRTALEMTLLRMLAFRPQGVPRPAKTPLPLRGDPGTPPASQGEDPASAPPAPQAVPAPAAAAPAAAGPAAEQPPTASPASAPAQARPKPEPPPPWEPAEATPSADPPNPAVAPAPAVAPAPAVETPVEPPPADASSAVEAPVVEPSAQAATMPDPPAATPRPAPALGEGSGMLSHDAWLHGFEALGLSGLTRNLAAHCVVEADDGSELTLRLDPSQAAMQAEVHVERIREALAAAGVERRLTIVDGALPEDVETPRQRADRLAAERHAQAVEALQADPQIQKLQQTFGARLIEASVKPADAPARP; translated from the coding sequence ATGAGCTATCAGGTTCTGGCCCGCAAGTGGCGGCCGCGTACCTTCCATGAACTGGTCGGCCAGGAGCACGTCCAGCGTGCCCTGGTCAACGCCCTGGACCAGGGGCGGCTGCACCACGCCTACCTGTTCACCGGGACCCGCGGCGTGGGCAAGACGACGCTGGCGCGGATTCTCGCCAAGTGCCTGAACTGCACCGCGGCGGGGCAGGGCGACGAGGGCGTGACCTCCACCCCCTGCGGCCAATGCCCCAGCTGCCAGGCCATCGACCAGGGGCGCTTCGTCGACCTGATCGAGGTCGACGCCGCCTCCCGCACCAAGGTCGAGGACACCCGCGAGCTGCTCGACAACGTGCAGTACGCGCCCACCCAGGGGCGCTACAAGGTGTACCTCATCGACGAGGTGCACATGCTCTCCACCAGCAGCTTCAATGCGCTGCTCAAGACCCTGGAAGAGCCGCCGCCCCACGTGAAGTTCCTGCTGGCCACTACCGACCCGCAGAAGCTGCCGCCCACGGTGCTGTCGCGCTGCCTGCAGTTCACCCTCAAGCACATGCCGCCGGAGCGTATCGTCGGCCACCTCTCCACGGTGCTCAAGGCCGAGGCGGTCCCCTTCGAGGAGAGCGCCCTGTGGCTGCTGGGCAAGGCGGCCGAGGGCTCCATGCGCGACGCCATGAGCCTCACCGACCAGGCCATCGCCTTCGGCCAGGGTGAGGTGCGCCACGCCGACGTGGCGGCCATGCTCGGCACCCTGGACCATCGTCACGTGCTGGCGCTGATCGAGGCCCTGGCCGAGGTCGATGCCGCCCGGGTGCTCGCCGAGGTGGCGGCGCTGGCCGAGCAGGGGCCCGATTTCGCGGCCGTGCTCGATGACGTCACCGGCGTGCTGCATCGCCTGGCCATCGCCCAGATGGTGCCCGAGGCCCTGGACAACGGTCACGGCGACCGCGACTCGCTGCTGCCCCTGGCCGGCCGCTTCACCGCAGAGGACATCCAGCTCTACTACCAGATCGGCATCCAGGGGCGTGGCGACATGGCCCATGCCCCCGACCTGCGCACCGCCCTGGAGATGACCCTGCTGCGCATGCTGGCCTTCCGGCCACAGGGGGTGCCCCGTCCGGCCAAGACGCCGCTGCCGTTGCGTGGAGACCCCGGCACGCCGCCGGCCAGCCAGGGCGAGGATCCGGCCAGTGCGCCGCCGGCCCCCCAGGCCGTGCCCGCCCCGGCCGCCGCGGCGCCGGCGGCTGCTGGGCCGGCCGCCGAGCAGCCGCCGACGGCCTCGCCGGCTTCGGCACCCGCTCAGGCGCGGCCGAAGCCCGAGCCCCCGCCGCCCTGGGAGCCCGCCGAGGCGACACCGTCGGCGGACCCGCCGAACCCGGCGGTCGCGCCGGCACCGGCGGTCGCGCCGGCACCGGCGGTCGAGACGCCGGTGGAGCCGCCCCCGGCCGACGCCTCGTCGGCGGTGGAGGCCCCGGTCGTCGAGCCGTCCGCCCAGGCGGCGACCATGCCCGACCCGCCGGCCGCGACACCCCGCCCCGCCCCGGCGCTGGGGGAGGGCTCGGGCATGCTCAGCCATGATGCCTGGCTGCATGGCTTCGAAGCGCTGGGGCTGTCGGGGCTGACGCGCAACCTGGCGGCGCATTGCGTGGTCGAAGCCGACGACGGCAGCGAGCTGACGCTCCGGCTCGATCCCTCCCAGGCGGCCATGCAGGCCGAGGTCCACGTGGAGCGCATCCGCGAGGCCCTGGCGGCGGCGGGGGTCGAGCGCCGCCTGACCATCGTCGACGGCGCGCTGCCCGAGGACGTCGAGACGCCTCGCCAGCGCGCCGACCGCCTCGCCGCCGAGCGTCACGCCCAGGCGGTTGAAGCCCTGCAGGCCGACCCGCAGATACAGAAGTTGCAGCAGACCTTCGGGGCGCGCCTGATCGAGGCCAGCGTCAAGCCCGCCGACGCGCCGGCACGCCCCTGA
- a CDS encoding endonuclease/exonuclease/phosphatase family protein, with amino-acid sequence MQRLAMVAVLAVLSVSARADAVIGSWNIEHLGWNNGKRVDLIARVADHFDLLAVQELMDPAALGRLEHALEAASGEPWSAMASHALGRGRYREHYGFLWREAEVEYLDGAVVFLDPGDVFAREPYSARFRDRQSGEAFVAASVHVVYGESVDDRLPEIAALADYWQWLAEAHPDTPRLLMGDFNLPADHAAWAPLRALGAVPALADQATTLSDADGRYASRYDNIWYRPDRLSPADLGMVRFPALVGLDHARARDRVSDHAPVYLVLHGGRLASPARGDAAVMAARCVDLNASAPAELEGLPHVGPARAAAIVAGRPWHDAAELTRIRGIAGARLAEIRGSGRLCDS; translated from the coding sequence ATGCAGCGTCTCGCCATGGTGGCGGTTCTCGCCGTACTGTCGGTGTCGGCCAGGGCCGATGCGGTGATCGGCAGCTGGAACATCGAGCATCTGGGCTGGAACAACGGCAAGCGCGTCGACCTGATCGCCCGGGTGGCCGACCACTTCGACCTGCTGGCGGTGCAGGAACTGATGGACCCGGCGGCGCTGGGGCGGCTGGAGCATGCCCTCGAGGCCGCCTCGGGCGAGCCCTGGTCGGCCATGGCCAGCCACGCGCTGGGGCGTGGCCGCTATCGGGAGCATTACGGCTTCCTGTGGCGGGAGGCCGAGGTGGAGTACCTCGACGGGGCGGTGGTGTTCCTCGACCCTGGCGACGTGTTCGCCCGGGAGCCCTATTCGGCGCGGTTCCGCGACCGTCAGAGTGGCGAGGCCTTCGTGGCCGCCTCGGTGCATGTGGTCTACGGCGAGAGTGTCGACGATCGCCTGCCGGAGATCGCCGCCCTGGCCGACTACTGGCAGTGGCTCGCCGAGGCCCATCCCGACACCCCCCGCCTGCTGATGGGCGACTTCAACCTGCCGGCGGACCACGCGGCCTGGGCGCCGCTGCGCGCGCTGGGCGCGGTGCCGGCCCTCGCCGACCAGGCGACCACCCTGTCCGACGCCGACGGGCGCTACGCCAGCCGCTACGACAATATCTGGTATCGCCCGGACCGCCTGAGTCCCGCCGACCTCGGCATGGTCCGCTTTCCCGCCCTGGTGGGCCTCGACCATGCGCGGGCCCGGGATCGCGTCTCGGACCACGCGCCGGTCTACCTGGTCCTGCACGGTGGCCGGCTGGCGAGCCCGGCCAGGGGCGACGCCGCCGTGATGGCGGCCCGCTGCGTCGACCTCAACGCCAGCGCCCCGGCCGAGCTGGAGGGCCTGCCCCATGTCGGCCCGGCACGGGCCGCGGCCATCGTCGCCGGCCGCCCCTGGCACGACGCCGCCGAGCTAACGCGCATCCGCGGCATCGCCGGCGCACGGCTCGCCGAGATTCGCGGCAGCGGCCGGCTGTGTGACTCCTGA
- a CDS encoding sodium:calcium antiporter produces MIAILTWTLVAVIATAIVWKGSGLLESSSERLSAYYRLPDIVQGAIVVAVGSSFPELSTTVISTLLHGEFELGVAAIVGSALFNILVIPAIAGLASRQALTANRDLVYKEAQFYMIAVAVLTLTFSFAAIYHPVPDDAGAIRGEMTRWLALMPVALYGLYLFVQYQDTLEYEADVDTRDIRPGREWARLALSLGVIVVGVEGLVQAAIHFGEIFDTPSFLWGITVVAAGTSIPDAFVSIRAARQGRGVTSIANVLGSNTFDLLVCIPAGVLIAGTAVVNFSIAAPMMAALTGATVALFLMMRTGMVLSRPECVALLVLYVGFLAWIGAETFGAVDWVPSLPPR; encoded by the coding sequence ATGATCGCCATATTGACCTGGACCCTCGTCGCCGTGATCGCCACGGCCATCGTCTGGAAGGGCAGCGGACTGCTCGAGAGCAGCAGCGAGCGCCTCTCGGCCTATTACCGGCTCCCCGATATCGTGCAGGGCGCCATCGTGGTCGCGGTGGGGTCGAGCTTCCCGGAACTCTCCACCACCGTGATCTCGACCCTGCTGCACGGGGAGTTCGAGCTGGGCGTGGCGGCCATCGTCGGCTCGGCGCTGTTCAACATCCTGGTGATCCCGGCCATCGCCGGCCTGGCCAGCCGCCAGGCACTGACCGCCAACCGCGACCTGGTCTACAAGGAGGCCCAGTTCTACATGATCGCGGTGGCGGTGCTGACGCTGACCTTCTCCTTCGCTGCCATCTACCATCCCGTGCCCGACGACGCGGGCGCCATCCGTGGCGAGATGACCCGCTGGCTGGCCCTGATGCCGGTGGCGCTCTACGGGCTCTACCTGTTCGTGCAGTACCAGGACACCCTGGAATACGAGGCGGACGTGGACACCCGGGACATCCGTCCCGGACGCGAATGGGCCCGGCTCGCGCTTTCGCTCGGGGTGATCGTGGTCGGCGTGGAGGGACTGGTCCAGGCGGCCATCCACTTCGGCGAGATCTTCGACACCCCGAGCTTCCTGTGGGGTATCACGGTGGTCGCCGCCGGCACCTCGATCCCCGACGCCTTCGTCTCCATCCGTGCCGCCCGCCAGGGCCGCGGCGTGACCAGCATCGCCAACGTGCTGGGTAGCAATACCTTCGACCTGCTGGTGTGCATTCCCGCCGGAGTACTGATCGCCGGCACGGCCGTGGTCAACTTCTCCATCGCCGCGCCCATGATGGCCGCCCTCACCGGCGCCACCGTGGCACTGTTCCTGATGATGCGCACCGGCATGGTGCTATCGCGGCCGGAGTGCGTGGCACTGCTGGTGCTCTATGTGGGCTTCCTGGCCTGGATCGGCGCAGAGACCTTCGGGGCCGTGGACTGGGTGCCGAGCCTGCCGCCCCGCTAG
- the cysK gene encoding cysteine synthase A, which produces MARIFDDNSQSIGDTPLVRLNRVNEGATIWAKIEGRNPAHSVKCRIGAAMIWDAEERGALKPGMTIIEPTSGNTGIALAFVAAARGYPLVLTMPSSMSLERRKVLKALGAELVLTEPAKGMPGAIAKAEELAEAEPGKYFLPQQFENPANPRIHETTTGPEIWDDTDGEIDILVAGVGTGGTLTGVSRYIKQTRGKAITSVAVEPVDSPVITQAREGQELKPAPHKIQGIGAGFVPVNLDMTLVDQIETVTNDEAMAMAHRLMQEEGILCGISCGAAVVAALRVARQPDHQGQNIVVVLPDSAERYLSSALFAGRFGEQETVQ; this is translated from the coding sequence ATGGCGCGAATCTTCGACGACAACTCGCAGTCGATCGGCGATACCCCGCTGGTGCGGCTCAATCGGGTCAACGAGGGCGCGACGATCTGGGCCAAGATCGAGGGGCGCAACCCCGCCCACTCGGTGAAGTGCCGCATCGGTGCGGCGATGATCTGGGACGCCGAGGAGCGTGGCGCCCTCAAGCCCGGCATGACCATCATCGAGCCCACCAGCGGCAACACCGGCATCGCCCTGGCCTTCGTGGCCGCGGCCCGGGGCTATCCGCTGGTGCTGACCATGCCGTCCTCCATGAGCCTGGAGCGGCGCAAGGTGCTCAAGGCGCTGGGCGCCGAGCTGGTGCTCACCGAGCCGGCCAAGGGCATGCCCGGGGCGATCGCCAAGGCCGAGGAGCTGGCCGAGGCGGAGCCCGGCAAGTACTTCCTGCCCCAGCAATTCGAGAACCCGGCCAACCCGCGGATCCACGAGACCACCACCGGCCCCGAGATCTGGGACGATACCGATGGCGAGATCGATATCCTGGTGGCCGGGGTGGGCACCGGTGGCACCCTGACCGGCGTGTCTCGCTACATCAAGCAGACCCGGGGCAAGGCCATCACCAGCGTGGCCGTGGAACCCGTCGATTCGCCGGTCATCACCCAGGCCCGCGAGGGGCAGGAGCTCAAGCCCGCCCCCCACAAGATCCAGGGCATCGGCGCCGGCTTCGTGCCCGTCAACCTGGACATGACGCTGGTGGATCAGATCGAGACCGTCACCAACGACGAGGCCATGGCCATGGCCCACCGGCTGATGCAGGAGGAGGGCATCCTCTGCGGCATCTCCTGCGGCGCGGCCGTGGTCGCCGCCCTGCGGGTCGCCCGTCAGCCCGACCACCAGGGGCAGAACATCGTCGTGGTGCTGCCGGACAGCGCCGAGCGCTACCTCAGCTCGGCGCTCTTCGCGGGCCGCTTCGGCGAACAGGAAACCGTCCAGTAG
- a CDS encoding histone deacetylase family protein translates to MLTFYSDQTLRRRARTELDGGRLVVPYESPERVELVLKRVREVGLGEVRDPESFGLAPVLAVHDRGYVDFIAGCWDEWQAAGRTGEAIAWIWPTRTLRDDVIPEHIDGRLGHYAQSADTSICAGTFEAAMASKDIALSAITHTLATGEPSFGLCRPPGHHAASDQFGGYCFFNNAAIAAQHALDQGVARVAVLDVDFHHGNGTQEIFYARDDVLFASLHGDPRSCFPYFLGHADETGRGRGQGYNFNYPLPPGTAFAAWSRALGDALGRIRTAGCEVLVVSLGVDAFEHDPISAFKLTSDDFTELGRRLATLGLPTTFLLEGGYAVEEIGINAVNVLSGFEAASREA, encoded by the coding sequence ATGTTGACCTTCTACAGTGACCAGACTCTTCGGCGCCGGGCGCGCACCGAGCTGGATGGCGGGCGCCTGGTGGTGCCCTACGAAAGTCCCGAGCGGGTCGAGCTGGTGCTCAAGCGGGTCCGCGAGGTCGGGCTCGGCGAGGTGCGCGACCCCGAGAGCTTCGGCCTGGCGCCGGTGCTGGCCGTGCATGATCGCGGCTACGTGGACTTCATCGCCGGCTGCTGGGACGAGTGGCAGGCGGCGGGGCGTACCGGCGAGGCCATCGCCTGGATCTGGCCGACGCGGACGCTGCGCGACGACGTCATCCCCGAGCATATCGATGGGCGCCTGGGCCACTATGCCCAGTCCGCCGACACCTCGATCTGTGCGGGCACCTTCGAGGCCGCCATGGCCAGCAAGGACATCGCGCTGTCCGCCATCACGCACACCCTGGCCACCGGCGAGCCGAGCTTCGGGCTGTGCCGGCCGCCGGGCCACCATGCCGCCAGCGACCAGTTCGGGGGCTACTGCTTCTTCAACAATGCCGCCATCGCCGCCCAGCATGCCCTCGACCAGGGCGTGGCGCGAGTGGCCGTGCTGGACGTCGACTTCCACCACGGCAACGGCACCCAGGAGATCTTCTACGCCCGGGACGACGTGCTCTTCGCCTCGCTGCACGGCGATCCGCGCAGCTGCTTCCCCTACTTCCTCGGCCATGCCGACGAGACCGGGCGCGGGCGAGGGCAGGGCTACAACTTCAATTATCCCCTGCCGCCGGGCACCGCCTTCGCGGCCTGGTCCCGGGCCCTGGGCGACGCCCTGGGGCGGATTCGCACCGCCGGCTGCGAGGTGCTGGTGGTCTCGCTGGGGGTGGACGCCTTCGAGCACGATCCCATCAGCGCCTTCAAGCTGACCAGCGACGATTTCACCGAACTCGGCCGACGCCTCGCCACCCTGGGCTTGCCCACGACCTTCCTGCTCGAGGGCGGCTACGCGGTGGAAGAGATCGGCATCAATGCCGTCAATGTGCTGAGCGGCTTCGAGGCCGCTTCCCGCGAGGCCTGA
- a CDS encoding tellurite resistance TerB family protein, with the protein MNAKRIFDQLMQQAGGHRRQGGVDVQGLVDGLSSRLKGGGGSGGSAGQGGGADMKSLLGGGAMGLLVGSKRGRKLGGKALKYGAIAGAGMLAWKAWQNARGGASADEAHEGQPMERLQGESREQRSLALLQAMIMAARADGHIDEHERARITEQIDALGADDDLHAWVERQLTAPLDALALARQADSPQAAREMYLVSVAVIDDQNPMERAWLDQLASGLELDETMKRELERQALPAA; encoded by the coding sequence ATGAACGCCAAGCGAATCTTCGACCAGCTGATGCAGCAGGCCGGTGGCCACCGCCGCCAGGGCGGTGTCGACGTGCAGGGCCTGGTGGATGGCCTGTCGTCCCGGCTCAAGGGCGGGGGTGGCTCGGGCGGGAGCGCCGGTCAGGGCGGCGGTGCCGATATGAAGAGCCTGCTCGGCGGCGGCGCCATGGGCCTGCTGGTCGGCTCCAAGCGCGGCCGCAAGCTCGGCGGCAAGGCGCTGAAGTACGGAGCCATCGCCGGGGCCGGCATGCTGGCCTGGAAGGCCTGGCAGAATGCCCGCGGCGGCGCGTCGGCGGACGAGGCCCACGAGGGGCAGCCCATGGAGCGCCTGCAGGGGGAGTCCCGGGAGCAGCGCAGCCTGGCGCTGCTGCAGGCGATGATCATGGCTGCCCGGGCCGATGGCCATATCGACGAGCATGAGCGGGCCCGGATCACCGAGCAGATCGACGCCCTGGGTGCCGATGACGACCTGCATGCCTGGGTCGAGCGGCAGCTCACCGCACCGCTGGATGCCCTGGCCCTGGCGCGTCAGGCCGACTCGCCCCAGGCGGCCCGGGAGATGTACCTGGTCAGCGTGGCGGTGATCGATGACCAGAACCCCATGGAGCGCGCCTGGCTCGATCAACTGGCCTCGGGCCTGGAGCTGGACGAGACCATGAAGCGGGAGCTGGAGCGCCAGGCCCTGCCGGCGGCCTAG